CAGCTTGTGGCGGTACGACTACAGAAAAGCGAGAGATCGTCCATTACCTTCTCTTTACGCTCGGTGGGGAGGGAGACCCCGACCCCGGAGGAGGACGATGACGGTGGACAGGACCACGGCGTACGCGACGACCTCGGGCGTCGCGCTGCCGGAGCAGCCTGCGGCCCCGGCCGTCCAGCTCCGCGGCGCGTGCCACGCGGCCCCGGTCGTCCGCGACCTGCGCGACCGCGGGGGCCGCAGTCCGCGCGCTCTGCTCTTCGGCCCCAAGGACCTCGTCGTCATCACCGGCTTGCCCGGCAGCGGCAAGTCCACGCTGATGAGGCGGGCGGTGGGCGGGATCCGGATCGACTCCCAGGACACCCGTGACCGCTGGGACGGCCGGCTGTCCCGCTTACTGCCGTACGCCGTCTACCGCCCCCTGGTCCGGCTCGCGCACTACGCCGGACTGCGCGGTGCCCTGCGCTCCGGCGAGGGAGTCGTGGTCCACGACTGCGGGACGCAGGCCTGGGTGCGCGGCTGGCTGGCCCGCGAGGCCCGGCGCCGGGGCGGCACCCTGCACCTGCTGCTGCTCGACGTCACGGCGGACACCGCGCTGGAGGGCCAGCGCGAGCGCGGCCGAGGCGTCTCGCGGTACGCCTTCCTGCGGCACCGGGGCGCTGCCTCCCGGCTGATCCGCTCCGTGGAGCGCGGTGACCTGCCACAGGGCTGCGGTTCGGCGGTGCTGATCGACCGGGACGCCGCGGACGTGCTGCGGCGGATCGGCTTCACGGGCTGACGCGGACGACGGGTTTCCCGGGCCGAGCCACCTTTCCGCCGTACCCGCTAGCCTTTCAGCCACATCAGTAGGTTCACAGCAGGCGGTCACACAGATGGACTTCCCGGCGGATCTTCCCGCGGACTTTCCAGCACCGGCACACCCGCACCCTCATCCGCACGGCGGATGGCCCGGCAACGAACTGGAGGAGGTGCTCTCGGCCTCCCTCGGCATGCCCTCGGCGGGCGGGCGGATCATCGAGGTGCTGGGCCGCAGCTTCGTCTGGATCCCCCTGCCGAACGGCGGCGGTCCGCACAGCGGCCCCCTCGATCTGCCCACCCTGGAGATCGCGGGTCAGGCCTTCGTCCCGGTCTTCAGCTCCGAGGAGCAGTTCCGCCAGGTCGTCGGCAGCCATCTGTCGTACACCATCGCCCCGGCGGTCGAGTTCGCCCGCGGCCTGCCCCCGCACGTGGGCATCGCGGTGAACCCCGACGGGGTGGTCGGCGTCCCCCTCCCGCCGGCCGCGGTCGCCGACCTCTGCCGCGTGGGCCGCACCCCGCTGGACGGCCCCAACACCGGTGGCCGGGTCAAGCTCTACGAGCCGGACTGGCAGGACGACCCGGTCGACTTCCTGGCAGCCGCGTCGGCCGAGTTCGCGGCCACGGGAGTGGTCCTCACGGCCCGCCGCTGCCTGGCCGCGATCGAGACGGCCGACCCGGTGATGTTCGTGGGCGTCGAACTCTCCCAGTGGGAGGGCGATCTGCGCACCCTCCCGATGGACGCCCTCGGCAGGGCCCTGGGGACGACTCCGGTTCCCTGGCCGGTCAACCTGGTTCTGCTGGACGTGGCGGACGACCCGGTGGGCCACTGGATGCGCGAACAGGTACGCCCCTTCTATACCCAGGGCTAGCGGGACAACCTGTCGGGGACAGGCGACCCGCACCCGCCAACGGCCCACAGGTCCCGAGCTCGTGGGCGCTTAAGCTGGTCTCCTACTCGGGGCAACTTCCAAGAAGGGGCGATACAGGGTGAGCGCCACCACGACCGACCAGGTCGAGCACATGCTGCGCCAGGTGACCCCCGGGCGCTACGACGCCTACGAGGCACTGCTGCGCGCCCTGGCGACCCCGAACTCCGGCCAGATCTGGATGCTCCTGTGGCACGGCCAGGCCGGCTCCCCGGACGCCCAGTACGGGAACATGGAGGTCGACGGCTACGGCTACGCCCCCTGTGTGACCTCGGCCCAGGAGTTGAGCGCCAGCGGCTGGAACCGTTCGTACGAAGTGGTCGACGGCATCGACGTGGCCCGCACCCTCTACCCCGACCAGTACGGCCTCTGGCTCAACCCGCACGCCCCCGGCGGCGGCCTCGGCATTCCCTGGCTCGATCTGCGCCGCATCGCCACCGGCCTCGAGCGCCAGCCCGCGGGGCCGCTCAGGCTGTCGGAACCCGGCATCGAGATCCCCCAGTTCTACGCGCTGCTCGTGCAGAACGCCCACCGCACCCCGGCGGTCCGCTCACTGCGCCGCGCCTGGGTGCAGCCGGCGCTCGGTGCGCCGTATCTCGCGATCGGCCTGGACGTGTACGACACCAGTCCCTCGGCCGTGGACTCGGTGCGCGCGATGATGCAGCAGTCCATCGGCGCCGTCCCGGACGGGCTCCCGGTGTCGACCGTGGCGATGTCCGACGACTACGACCCGGTGGCGCTGTGGATGCGTGCCGGTGCCCGCCCCTTCTACGACCGCGAGGCCCACGGATCCCCCGCGCAGGCCCCAGTGTCCGGGTACGGCTACCCACCGCCCCGTGGTGGTTACTGAGAGCTACAACTACCTGTTCGACTCGTTTACGTAACAGCCACATTTCTTCGCGCGTAGATAGCGGCGGATCGTCGCGAAGGTCGCCTATTGTGCCGTTCTGTCCCAACTAACATGCGTCCGAGGGGCGTTACCCGTTGTTCGGATAACGGAATCCCTCGTACTGCATCACGGTTACGCATACTTTCTTCGCCAGGCCTGGCGGGTGATCGCAGCGAAGCTGAAGACTCCCCAGGCAGACGCAGGATCAGACGTTCCCTGCGAGCTGAGCAAGTCGACAAAGCCGTAATCCACGGCAGGTGTAGGCCGGTCACCACCGGCGAGAGGGGTCGGGTCACTGTGACCGCACCGATCGAGACCACCGGGGCGCAGGCCGAGGCGCAGCCGGAGGCTGTCCTCGTCGGCGTCGACAAGGGGCAGATCGAGGGCCGTTCCCTGGGGCAGATCGCCTGGTCCCGGTTCAAGAAGGACAAGGTGGCGGTCGCCGGCGGCGTGATCGTCATCCTGCTGATCCTGCTCGCGGT
This portion of the Streptomyces canus genome encodes:
- a CDS encoding enhanced serine sensitivity protein SseB C-terminal domain-containing protein, which codes for MLRQVTPGRYDAYEALLRALATPNSGQIWMLLWHGQAGSPDAQYGNMEVDGYGYAPCVTSAQELSASGWNRSYEVVDGIDVARTLYPDQYGLWLNPHAPGGGLGIPWLDLRRIATGLERQPAGPLRLSEPGIEIPQFYALLVQNAHRTPAVRSLRRAWVQPALGAPYLAIGLDVYDTSPSAVDSVRAMMQQSIGAVPDGLPVSTVAMSDDYDPVALWMRAGARPFYDREAHGSPAQAPVSGYGYPPPRGGY
- a CDS encoding enhanced serine sensitivity protein SseB, which produces MDFPADLPADFPAPAHPHPHPHGGWPGNELEEVLSASLGMPSAGGRIIEVLGRSFVWIPLPNGGGPHSGPLDLPTLEIAGQAFVPVFSSEEQFRQVVGSHLSYTIAPAVEFARGLPPHVGIAVNPDGVVGVPLPPAAVADLCRVGRTPLDGPNTGGRVKLYEPDWQDDPVDFLAAASAEFAATGVVLTARRCLAAIETADPVMFVGVELSQWEGDLRTLPMDALGRALGTTPVPWPVNLVLLDVADDPVGHWMREQVRPFYTQG
- a CDS encoding AAA family ATPase, translated to MTVDRTTAYATTSGVALPEQPAAPAVQLRGACHAAPVVRDLRDRGGRSPRALLFGPKDLVVITGLPGSGKSTLMRRAVGGIRIDSQDTRDRWDGRLSRLLPYAVYRPLVRLAHYAGLRGALRSGEGVVVHDCGTQAWVRGWLAREARRRGGTLHLLLLDVTADTALEGQRERGRGVSRYAFLRHRGAASRLIRSVERGDLPQGCGSAVLIDRDAADVLRRIGFTG